From Longimicrobiales bacterium, a single genomic window includes:
- a CDS encoding AraC family transcriptional regulator, which translates to MMSEVVAVLRRGRPRSQRVTWTAPWGQRFAAVDGSAGFQVILRGTCWLIRDGEDPVRLQVGDVLFLPSGVEHALADRIDAELAEACEPGQVAGNGAAQMPADSDHGLPGEQTVTLCGAYELDLRFIHPLLAQLPPVVILRAPFDRGEPLRDAVELLAMELDRPGPGTDHLIAALLDVLFIHILRACHDERVLPDGAHSWVAAIRETGLRSALDAFHDDPGHPWTVAELAQYAALSRTAFARRFHELIGDPPMAYITWWRMNLAAALLTDTDQSMRAIAQRVGYSSEYAFAHAFRRERGMSPGAARRAGG; encoded by the coding sequence ATGATGAGTGAGGTCGTCGCGGTCCTCCGTCGAGGACGACCGCGATCTCAGCGCGTCACCTGGACCGCGCCATGGGGTCAGCGTTTTGCCGCGGTCGACGGCTCGGCCGGATTCCAGGTCATCCTTCGCGGGACGTGCTGGCTGATTCGTGATGGCGAGGATCCGGTGCGGCTGCAGGTAGGAGACGTTCTGTTCCTCCCCAGCGGAGTCGAGCACGCGCTCGCCGATCGGATCGATGCCGAGCTCGCTGAGGCGTGCGAACCGGGCCAAGTAGCCGGCAATGGCGCAGCTCAGATGCCGGCGGATTCCGACCATGGGCTGCCGGGGGAACAGACGGTCACGCTCTGCGGCGCATATGAACTCGACCTGCGATTCATTCACCCATTGCTTGCCCAGCTCCCGCCCGTGGTGATCTTGCGCGCGCCGTTCGATCGCGGCGAGCCGCTCCGGGATGCGGTGGAACTGCTCGCGATGGAACTCGACCGGCCTGGGCCGGGCACGGATCACCTGATCGCCGCACTCCTCGACGTGTTGTTCATCCACATCCTCCGCGCGTGCCACGATGAGCGTGTCCTGCCGGACGGCGCGCATTCGTGGGTCGCAGCGATCCGAGAGACAGGACTCCGCTCCGCTCTCGACGCGTTCCACGACGACCCCGGTCACCCCTGGACGGTCGCGGAGCTCGCTCAGTATGCGGCTTTGTCCCGCACGGCCTTCGCTCGTCGATTCCATGAACTGATCGGCGATCCGCCCATGGCCTACATCACGTGGTGGCGGATGAATCTCGCCGCCGCCCTGCTCACCGACACGGATCAATCCATGCGCGCGATCGCTCAGCGGGTGGGATACAGCTCAGAGTATGCCTTCGCGCACGCCTTCCGCCGAGAGCGTGGCATGTCGCCTGGGGCGGCACGCCGTGCCGGCGGAC
- a CDS encoding DUF6069 family protein, translated as MQLTQASRRRTSLATLTANWRPRLLGAVIAMLACVLIWLAGGVAGASFVVSFGAEEPPMEVTLGAVIGSVLAAAVAGWVLRIALELLTTRARTIWTAVALTAAAVSLLPAFAYEADVETTVSLTFMHIAAAAAIIPFFRRRGSFAAGKTHTEH; from the coding sequence ATGCAACTCACGCAAGCCAGCAGGCGGCGCACGTCGCTCGCCACATTGACAGCAAACTGGCGCCCGCGCTTGCTCGGCGCCGTCATCGCGATGCTGGCCTGCGTGCTCATCTGGCTTGCGGGAGGCGTGGCGGGCGCCTCGTTCGTGGTCTCCTTCGGAGCCGAGGAGCCGCCGATGGAGGTTACGCTCGGAGCGGTCATCGGTTCCGTGCTGGCGGCTGCCGTCGCGGGATGGGTGCTGCGCATCGCACTCGAACTCCTGACGACGCGTGCCAGAACCATCTGGACGGCAGTTGCGCTCACGGCGGCGGCGGTCTCACTGCTGCCGGCATTCGCCTACGAAGCGGATGTCGAGACCACAGTGTCATTGACCTTCATGCACATCGCTGCCGCAGCGGCGATCATCCCATTCTTCCGCCGCCGGGGCAGCTTCGCAGCAGGAAAGACTCACACGGAGCACTGA